Proteins encoded within one genomic window of Natronobeatus ordinarius:
- a CDS encoding IS4 family transposase: MQSNPSSQEVERHLTNFLPSEALEDHADAVGVVERDRKLQIPPLVWSFAFGFAGGASRTLANFRRSYNSTADKTLSAGGFYQRLTPTLAEYLRDLVEYGLDEVAVPHTVSEEFNRFRDVIIADGTVLRLHELLSEEYEGRRDEQAGARLHLLHNVTEQTIDRFSVTDEKRHDSTQFETGSWLEGRLAIFDLAYFKYRRFALIDENDGYFVSRLKRSSNPVVTDELREWRGRAIPLEGKKIYDVVDDLCRKYIDVEVEIEFDRREYAGTQSRDTKRFRVVGVRNEDADDYHLYITNLSREEFLPEDLATIYRCRWEVELLFRELKTQYRLDEFDTTKKHVVEILLYAALLSLVVSRELLSLVIEHADDELVFPPERWAATFRSHAQLILYRLSDYLGYSPPPLLDRLIADAQKIHKQRPVLQEQLATAIKPAAEA, encoded by the coding sequence GTGCAGTCTAACCCCTCCTCACAGGAAGTGGAACGCCATCTCACTAACTTCCTTCCATCTGAAGCGCTCGAAGACCACGCCGATGCCGTCGGCGTGGTCGAACGCGATCGGAAGCTGCAGATTCCACCGCTCGTCTGGTCATTTGCGTTCGGCTTCGCCGGTGGCGCAAGCCGAACGCTCGCCAACTTCAGACGAAGCTACAACTCGACTGCAGACAAGACATTGTCCGCAGGAGGCTTCTATCAGCGGTTGACGCCGACTCTCGCAGAGTACCTCCGCGACCTCGTCGAGTACGGGCTCGACGAGGTCGCTGTTCCTCACACCGTCTCAGAGGAGTTCAACCGATTCAGAGACGTGATAATCGCAGATGGAACGGTTCTCCGGCTCCATGAGTTGCTTTCTGAGGAGTACGAAGGTCGCCGTGATGAGCAGGCTGGAGCACGGCTCCACCTGCTCCACAACGTCACTGAGCAGACGATCGACCGGTTCAGCGTCACAGATGAGAAAAGACACGACAGCACGCAGTTCGAGACAGGATCGTGGCTCGAAGGTCGGCTAGCGATCTTCGATCTAGCCTATTTCAAGTACCGGCGGTTCGCGTTGATCGACGAGAACGACGGCTACTTTGTGAGTCGACTGAAACGCAGCTCTAACCCGGTTGTGACCGACGAACTTCGGGAATGGCGCGGCCGCGCCATTCCCTTGGAAGGGAAGAAAATTTACGACGTCGTGGACGATCTCTGTCGCAAGTACATCGATGTCGAAGTTGAGATCGAGTTTGACCGGAGAGAGTACGCGGGCACGCAGTCACGCGATACGAAACGGTTCCGCGTCGTCGGCGTCCGCAACGAGGACGCCGACGACTACCACCTGTACATCACGAATCTCTCACGCGAAGAGTTCCTGCCGGAGGATCTAGCGACGATCTACCGGTGTAGGTGGGAAGTAGAACTACTGTTTCGGGAGCTGAAGACGCAGTACAGGCTGGATGAGTTCGATACGACGAAGAAGCACGTCGTAGAGATTCTGCTGTACGCGGCGCTGTTGTCCTTGGTTGTGAGCCGTGAGTTGCTCAGTCTGGTCATCGAACACGCAGATGATGAGCTCGTGTTCCCGCCGGAACGCTGGGCGGCGACCTTCAGGTCGCACGCCCAGCTCATTCTCTACCGGTTGAGTGACTACCTCGGGTACTCTCCACCGCCACTGCTTGATCGGCTGATCGCCGACGCGCAGAAGATCCACAAACAACGGCCGGTTCTCCAAGAACAGCTCGCTACCGCCATCAAACCGGCTGCTGAGGCCTAA
- a CDS encoding DUF7342 family protein: MTSTYIKTKPERCCMTEDESNSEGLMERQTTGEDRVRMVARQLSEPQTANWIASEAGWSHEPTKRVLERLVDDGILHRDESGTHTTYYPDYRRQAMQEAMRLRDSGHTVEELTDRLANMKTQIRDWEDEFGVESPNQLRGTLADESLDGGEEDRRREIAREWEHLQRRIQIVGFAIREWDFLAPTTELAEASS; encoded by the coding sequence ATGACCTCAACCTATATTAAGACAAAGCCCGAACGATGTTGTATGACCGAAGATGAATCGAACTCCGAGGGCCTGATGGAACGCCAGACCACGGGTGAAGACCGCGTGCGGATGGTTGCTCGACAGCTGTCGGAGCCACAGACGGCCAACTGGATCGCCTCCGAAGCGGGCTGGTCACACGAACCAACGAAGCGCGTCCTCGAGCGACTCGTCGACGACGGCATCCTCCACCGTGACGAAAGCGGTACTCACACGACGTATTATCCTGATTACCGCCGTCAAGCGATGCAGGAGGCGATGCGCCTCCGAGATAGCGGACACACTGTCGAGGAGCTTACAGACCGGCTCGCCAATATGAAGACGCAGATTCGCGACTGGGAGGATGAATTCGGCGTTGAATCACCGAATCAGCTTCGTGGGACGCTCGCTGACGAGTCCCTTGACGGTGGCGAGGAAGACCGTCGCCGTGAGATTGCCCGTGAGTGGGAGCATCTTCAACGGCGTATCCAGATTGTCGGCTTCGCTATCCGCGAGTGGGACTTTCTCGCTCCGACGACAGAGCTTGCTGAGGCCAGCAGCTAA